The Arachis hypogaea cultivar Tifrunner chromosome 14, arahy.Tifrunner.gnm2.J5K5, whole genome shotgun sequence genome has a segment encoding these proteins:
- the LOC112741969 gene encoding uncharacterized protein isoform X2 has product MIFMSSPFTHFCFLTQQKPRSRHVPFPPLFSKAAKVPNPPSATIPIPIVKDIKLSMGFYDKHNNAAGKLPDYGAIFLSNSATKRECFKKGLFGLPSSAIHFVEQIKAGMILFLFEYEKKQLHGVFKAASDGGMNIVPNAFSSLRTQFSAQVHELLHLFSMRRLEPEIPERLSSRMKDLKSESYPMGKSGRSVDHGMHIECVKDDGQGVDASMSPVMQHKFQGDSIQYYGEAEFRFNASGSATNKQGRPGEFSVDTSSGYIGNYMTSYDDFGYASHEKEHYMDMHCGPTLSSGYSRSLSDNIRVNGDGVSTTSRLSEELRQTGQRMSFSDDNPGLHHSSANSTDFYGKPELEHNSLIQNQLRPTSGTVQPIHQPFNNSRATRGGTVSKGTFLYDPDYTPRPSHLEHNSLAQNQFRPTSAKIQPVDSCVTHGDVGSKRTFLYDPEYPDLNFSQSSSVRFNNGPNSILESALPSNCGVNSSSNQTCLMPTELNDMNRCHDVGYDFLNHGLYGRDRDYLPFNVARKADQIAAESVVYEGHNDIPSLNSSSSLVPPSDIGSDRVNEIFSLFQNRKSYLGDDVHPMSSRGNLDHEMTLEKNNESFIPDVPWASEGYFHVQYDDSLVNEYDTECYGDCQNRSFGYPKKKVSVFSRLTFMQDVNKIEKRNKASYEGYGMDTSVDQVMEMVHQSHHQWMLKRKATPLVKRNIAESLKDKTPIISSRIKSDCSSKDKTPIISSRMKRDCSLKDKTQISPKIKKDCSECSTNDVSMDLTAAASGGNTNKTPIVDFKRRSKVRKFNDESEIKSSNESANGENVMLELPKRRKLIRPNFNKNSTPDDRGIHLRMPQNVQAPFSHQSSNLNNVSQNGCDLVKMEDNLKTDAEGQKCIASEDCSTHAKGFVCGEGVRASDWTAAGSVQSECLENTQNLTASSASCKDQSFQKGLPTINSIESYSEWQKYIGQPHSEDKSSHAKGLVCGKGLRARDGTAAGRDGSECLESIKDLKASLASCKDQSCHIQKGLPTMDSIESVFPQMESLHSISQDHHADMVILSADRRVNAEEVMSQDESSSYTFEIKDVSDCFQKSDDKNVPHESSYDINDSLHPICQEHHVDVVVSAEGTNMEEEISKDGGSSFTIEDKNRSEFLQNSDHEKAPTETSSHVIEASEVMDSVKSVSSNGEAQDPMCLDHHVDKMKCAGRGIDTDKEIPKDGDPSLIIEAKDGSGSFLHTGNENGPIAATFHSKEGLCMTESVHSVSLDAVHSTC; this is encoded by the exons ATGATCTTTATGAGTTCACCGTTCACCCATTTTTGTTTTTTGACGCAGCAAAAACCGCGATCACGTCACGTTCCCTTCCCTCCTCTTTTCTCCAAAGCGGCAAAAGTACCAAACCCTCCCTCCGCCACCATTCCCATCCCCATCG TAAAAGATATCAAATTATCAATGGGGTTCTATGATAAGCATAACAATGCTGCTGGAAAGCTACCGGATTATGGAGCGATCTTTTTGTCAAATAGTGCAACGAAGAGGGAATGTTTTAAGAAGGGACTTTTCGGTCTCCCTTCGTCTGCAATCCACTTTGTAGAGCAGATTAAGGCTGGCATGATTCTGTTTCTGTTTGAATATGAGAAGAAACAACTTCATGGGGTGTTCAAGGCTGCCAGTGATGGTGGTATGAATATCGTGCCTAATGCCTTTAGTTCGTTGAGGACTCAATTCTCTGCTCAG GTCCATGAACTCCTACATCTGTTCAGTATGAGAAGGCTAGAACCAGAGATTCCTGAGAGATTATCATCTCGAATGAAAGACTTGAAATCAGAGTCATACCCAATGGGCAAATCTGGAAGATCTGTTGATCATGGAATGCATATAGAGTGTGTGAAAGATGATGGGCAAGGTGTGGATGCTAGCATGTCACCAGTAATGCAACATAAATTCCAAGGAGATTCTATACAATACTATGGAGAAGCTGAATTTAGATTTAATGCAAGTGGCAGTGCAACAAATAAGCAAGGAAGACCTGGTGAATTCTCAGTGGACACCTCAAGTGGATACATTGGCAACTATATGACATCATACGATGATTTTGGGTATGCTTCGCATGAGAAAGAACATTATATGGATATGCATTGTGGGCCAACCCTCTCATCTGGATACTCTAGAAGTCTGTCTGATAACATTAGAGTTAATGGTGATGGTGTATCAACGACTAGTAGGTTAAGTGAAGAATTGAGACAGACAGGTCAGAGAATGTCGTTTTCAGACGATAATCCTGGTTTACATCATTCCAGTGCCAATTCAACAGACTTTTATGGCAAGCCTGAGTTAGAGCATAATTCTTTGATTCAAAATCAGCTGAGACCTACATCTGGTACAGTTCAGCCAATCCACCAACCGTTCAACAATTCTCGTGCAACACGTGGAGGTACGGTTTCTAAGGGAACCTTTCTGTACGATCCAGATTACACTCCAAGACCATCCCATTTAGAGCATAATTCTTTGGCTCAAAATCAATTTAGGCCAACTTCTGCTAAGATTCAACCTGTTGATTCATGTGTAACACATGGAGATGTGGGTTCTAAGAGGACCTTTCTGTATGATCCAGAATATCCTGATTTAAATTTTAGTCAGTCTTCATCTGTGAGATTTAACAATGGTCCGAACTCAATACTAGAGAGTGCTCTTCCAAGCAACTGTGGAGTGAATTCCTCGAGTAATCAAACATGTCTCATGCCTACAGAATTGAATGATATGAATAGATGCCACGATGTTGGCTATGACTTTCTAAATCATGGTCTGTATGGTAGAGACAGGGACTACTTGCCTTTCAATGTTGCTAGGAAAGCTGACCAGATTGCAGCTGAATCTGTTGTATATGAGGGTCACAATGATATTCCTTCCTTAAACTCGTCATCATCCCTTGTTCCTCCTTCAGATATTGGAAGCGACAGAGTAAATGAGATCTTTTCTTTGTTCCAAAATCGCAAATCATATTTGGGCGATGATGTCCATCCCATGTCATCTAGAGGAAATCTGGATCATGAGATGACACTGGAGAAGAATAATGAGTCATTTATTCCTGATGTTCCTTGGGCTAGTGAGGGTTATTTCCATGTCCAATATGATGATTCATTAGTTAATGAATATGATACTGAATGTTATGGTGATTGTCAAAATAGAAGTTTTGGTTATCCAAAGAAAAAAGTTAGTGTGTTTTCTCGCTTAACTTTCATGCAGGATgttaacaaaatagaaaaaaggaacaaagcatcaTATGAGGGATATGGCATGGACACCTCAGTTGATCAAGTGATGGAAATGGTTCATCAGAGCCATCATCAATGGATGCTGAAAAGAAAGGCAACACCATTAGTTAAACGCAACATAGCTGAAAGTTTAAAGGATAAAACTCCAATCATTAGCTCCAGGATCAAGAGTGATTGCAGTTCAAAGGATAAAACCCCAATAATTAGCTCGAGGATGAAGAGAGATTGTAGTTTGAAGGATAAAACTCAAATTAGCCCAAAGATCAAGAAGGATTGCTCTGAATGTTCGACAAATGATGTAAGTATGGATTTGACTGCTGCTGCAAGTGGGGGCAATACCAATAAAACACCTATTGTGGATTTCAAGCGCCGTAGCAAAGTTAGAAAATTTAATGATGAGAGTGAGATCAAAAGTTCCAATGAGAGTGCCAATGGTGAGAATGTGATGCTTGAGCTGCCAAAGAGAAGGAAGTTGATACGACCtaatttcaacaagaattccaCTCCTGATGACAGGGGCATTCATCTTAGAATGCCTCAAAATGTACAAGCACCATTTTCACATCAAAGTTCTAATTTAAATAATGTGTCTCAAAATGGCTGTGATTTGGTCAAGATGGAGGACAACCTTAAAACCGATGCTGAAGGGCAAAAGTGCATTGCTTCTGAAGATTGTAGTACTCATGCCAAGGGATTTGTGTGTGGTGAAGGAGTAAGAGCAAGTGATTGGACTGCTGCTGGTAGTGTTCAATCAGAGTGTCTGGAGAACACTCAAAACCTGACTGCTTCTTCAGCTTCTTGCAAAGACCAGAGTTTCCAGAAAGGCTTACCTACAATCAATAGTATTGAGTCATATTCTGAATGGCAAAAATACATTGGTCAACCACATTCTGAAGATAAGAGTAGTCATGCCAAGGGATTGGTGTGCGGTAAAGGACTCAGAGCAAGAGATGGGACTGCTGCAGGTAGAGATGGATCAGAGTGTCTGGAGAGCATAAAAGACCTGAAGGCTTCTTTGGCTTCTTGCAAAGACCAGAGTTGCCACATCCAGAAAGGCTTACCTACGATGGATAGTATTGAATCAGTATTTCCGCAAATGGAATCATTGCATTCAATTTCTCAAGACCATCATGCAGATATGGTCATATTATCTGCTGATAGACGTGTGAATGCTGAAGAAGTAATGTCACAAGATGAAAGCTCCTCATATACTTTTGAAATAAAGGATGTCTCCGACTGTTTCCAGAAGTCTGATGATAAAAATGTTCCACATGAAAGTTCCTATGATATCAATGACAGCTTGCATCCAATTTGTCAAGAACATCATGTAGATGTGGTTGTATCTGCTGAAGGTACTAACATGGAAGAAGAAATTTCAAAAGATGGTGGCTCCTCCTTTACTATTGAAGACAAAAACAGATCAGAATTCTTACAGAACTCTGATCATGAAAAAGCTCCAACTGAGACCTCTTCTCATGTCATTGAAGCCTCTGAAGTGATGGACAGTGTAAAATCAGTATCTTCAAACGGAGAAGCACAGGATCCAATGTGTCTAGATCATCATGTAGACAAGATGAAATGTGCTGGTAGAGGTATTGATACCGACAAAGAAATTCCGAAAGATGGTGACCCCTCCCTTATTATTGAAGCTAAGGATGGATCTGGCTCTTTCCTGCACACTGGCAATGAAAACGGTCCAATTGCAGCTACTTTTCATAGCAAGGAGGGCTTGTGTATGACCGAGAGTGTCCATTCAGTGTCCCTGGATGCCGTCCATTCAACTTGTTAA